The following proteins are encoded in a genomic region of Nicotiana sylvestris chromosome 4, ASM39365v2, whole genome shotgun sequence:
- the LOC104246652 gene encoding G-type lectin S-receptor-like serine/threonine-protein kinase At5g35370, translating to MGSSFILSITTLFLSCFLVHSGPLSFQQLTPNFTASFLTFIDTSGAFLSSSNGTFKAAIINTKSQERSFYFVIIHSESNVVVWSANRNLPVSDSAELRLSVDGLALFDDSGDPIWSTKPLHSRSSSFVSSMQLLESGNLLLMDQLNNSLWESFDFPTDTVVLGQRLPVGKSLVSSEEKDELEEGDYEFALAKNDALLQWNEMVYWKLTMETKAFRDTNTQVEYMNIKSNGLFLVGANGTEIAVQVILGELKSPDFRVAKLEENGQFSIKRFSKGNWLSEFSAPSDSCRVAFTCKKLGVCDGGRCSCAPGFRVSSEVNGSCAPIDRNLVMPDSCNASLNVNVTELGNSVSYLKLENGMDYFANDFTEAVMRDVSLSVCQDLCSKNCSCLGIFHDQSSGSCYMIENFLGSILRGSNSGSGRGRLGYIKVISQPSSFDPNDDLSDKRSKFPVVAIVLLPSSAVLFILVIMAGIIWLMRRKRLLKNSGKELGRVDSSLSGELENFSILGLPVKFDYEEIRLATEDFRTKVGSGGFGTVYKGTLSDGAVVAVKKMNCLGAHGKREFCTEIAIIGRIHHVNLVSLKGFCAHRGERFLVYEYMKRGSLDRTLFGNGPALDWHTRYEIALGTARGLAYLHGGCEHKIIHCDVKPENILLHDNLQVKISDFGLSKLLNPEQSSWFTTMRGTRGYLAPEWLTSSAITEKSDVYSYGMLLLEIVRGKKNSSIQQPRNTSQSESSERNRLSPSSLGSRNQPIYFPLFALEMHEEKKYLELVDPRILGLVKVEEIEKLVRVALCCLHQEPTLRPTMANVVGMLEGVLPLGEPQVQSLNFLRFYGRRFTEASMIEGDQEVNVFELHQQNRNFSTTTSSSYNSFSYMSSQQVSGPR from the coding sequence ATGGGATCTTCTTTTATCTTATCTATCACCACCCTTTTCTTATCATGTTTTCTTGTACACTCAGGTCCActttcttttcaacaattaacacCAAATTTCACAGCTTCATTTCTCACTTTCATTGATACTTCAGGAGCTTTCTTGTCATCATCAAATGGAACTTTCAAAGCAGCAATTATAAACACAAAATCCCAAGAAAGATCCTTCTACTTTGTCATCATTCACTCAGAATCCAATGTTGTTGTTTGGTCAGCAAATCGCAATTTGCCCGTCTCTGATTCAGCTGAGTTGCGCCTTTCTGTTGATGGCCTCGCTCTTTTTGATGATTCAGGTGACCCCATTTGGTCAACAAAGCCATTGCATTCGCGTAGTAGTAGTTTTGTTTCTTCTATGCAGCTTCTTGAATCCGGAAACTTGTTACTGATGGATCAGTTGAATAATAGTCTGTGGGAAAGTTTTGATTTTCCGACAGATACAGTTGTTTTAGGCCAAAGATTACCTGTTGGGAAATCGTTGGTTAGTTCGGAGGAAAAAGATGAACTTGAAGAAGGGGATTATGAATTCGCGCTGGCAAAGAATGATGCATTGTTGCAGTGGAATGAAATGGTTTATTGGAAATTGACTATGGAAACTAAGGCTTTTAGAGATACAAATACTCAAGTGGAGTATATGAATATAAAGAGCAATGGTTTGTTTCTTGTTGGTGCTAATGGAACAGAAATAGCTGTCCAAGTGATATTGGGAGAGTTGAAATCTCCTGATTTTAGGGTTGCTAAATTGGAAGAGAATGGACAGTTCAGTATCAAAAGATTTAGTAAGGGAAATTGGCTGTCTGAATTCAGTGCTCCTTCTGATAGTTGTCGCGTCGCTTTCACTTGCAAGAAGCTTGGTGTTTGTGATGGTGGGAGATGTTCTTGTGCACCGGGATTTCGTGTTAGTTCTGAGGTAAATGGTAGTTGTGCTCCAATTGATAGAAATTTAGTAATGCCAGATTCTTGTAATGCATCTTTGAATGTAAATGTTACTGAATTGGGAAATTCTGTTTCATACTTGAAGCTGGAAAATGGTATGGACTATTTTGCTAATGATTTTACTGAGGCTGTAATGCGTGATGTTAGTTTATCTGTTTGTCAAGATCTTTGTTCTAAGAATTGTTCTTGTTTAGGTATTTTTCATGATCAGTCCTCAGGGTCATGTTATATGATTGAAAATTTTCTTGGTTCGATTTTGAGGGGATCGAATTCTGGTAGTGGAAGAGGTAGATTGGGATACATTAAGGTGATTTCTCAACCTTCTTCATTTGATCCAAATGATGACTTAAGTGACAAGAGGTCTAAATTCCCTGTCGTTGCTATAGTGTTACTTCCTTCTTCCGCAGTTCTGTTTATCCTTGTGATAATGGCTGGGATAATATGGTTGATGAGAAGAAAAAGATTGTTGAAAAATTCAGGGAAAGAGCTTGGCCGAGTTGATTCTTCTTTGTCTGGTGAGCTTGAAAATTTTTCCATACTAGGATTGCCTGTGAAATTTGATTATGAGGAGATAAGGCTAGCAACTGAAGATTTTAGAACTAAAGTTGGATCTGGTGGATTTGGGACAGTATATAAAGGTACACTTTCTGATGGAGCAGTTGTTGCTGTCAAGAAGATGAATTGTCTCGGGGCTCATGGGAAAAGGGAGTTTTGTACTGAGATCGCGATTATAGGAAGAATTCACCATGTTAATTTGGTGAGTTTGAAAGGATTTTGTGCACATAGGGGAGAAAGGTTTCTGGTGTATGAATATATGAAACGAGGCTCATTGGATCGTACCCTTTTTGGGAACGGACCTGCCTTAGATTGGCATACCAGATATGAGATCGCACTAGGAACAGCACGTGGGCTCGCTTATTTGCATGGTGGTTGTGAGCACAAGATCATACATTGCGATGTGAAACCAGAAAACATACTCCTACATGACAACCTGCAGGTAAAAATATCAGATTTCGGGCTTTCCAAACTGCTAAATCCTGAGCAATCTAGTTGGTTTACTACCATGAGAGGAACTCGAGGCTACTTAGCCCCCGAATGGCTGACCAGCTCAGCCATAACAGAGAAATCAGATGTCTACAGTTATGGAATGCTATTACTAGAAATAGTACGAGGGAAGAAGAACTCCTCGATTCAACAACCGAGAAACACTTCTCAGAGTGAGAGTAGCGAGAGGAATAGACTTTCTCCATCTAGTCTTGGTTCAAGAAATCAGCCAATCTATTTCCCATTATTTGCATTAGAAATGCATGAGGAGAAAAAGTACCTGGAGCTTGTGGATCCGCGGATTCTGGGGCTTGTGAAAGTTGAAGAGATCGAGAAGCTAGTACGTGTAGCTTTATGTTGTTTGCATCAAGAGCCAACTCTGAGACCAACAATGGCCAATGTTGTTGGCATGTTAGAAGGTGTGTTGCCTTTAGGTGAGCCACAGGTTCAGTCGCTCAATTTTCTGCGTTTTTATGGTCGTAGGTTTACTGAGGCATCGATGATCGAGGGTGATCAAGAGGTTAATGTGTTTGAGTTACATCAACAAAACAGGAACTTTAGCACTACTACTAGTAGCTCTTACAATTCATTCTCTTATATGTCTTCACAGCAAGTATCAGGTCCTAGATAG
- the LOC104246650 gene encoding phosphatidylinositol 4-phosphate 5-kinase 1-like isoform X1, whose product MRESVSRRIMPTNDDNIAIASELKQLPNGDLYTGTFLGKVPHGNGQYLWSDGCMYKGEWQKGKASGKGKFSWPSGATYEGDFKEGRMDGYGTFIGADGDTYRGWWAKDMKHGFGEKLYANGDLYVGSWKWNLQEGEGRYVWGGNGNEYIGEWKKGVMCGKGVMIWGNGKRYEGDWDNGVIKGNGVFSWPDGRTCISSTSSGGGGGSWGESNLSKQNFGSGNGGGGGNGGGGILRRSSVTMNMRERNVNLPRICIWESDGEAGDITCDIVDNREAFVPRNEDDDDDDDDEESESSEGGDENGDFQKSSEVVETKKPGQVITKGHKNYDLVLSLQLGIRYSTQKHASVTRELRNLDFDPNEKFWTRFPPEGSKFTPPHQVLDFKWKDYCPMVFKKLRELFGIDPAEYMLAICGNDALRELSSPGKSGSNFYLTQDDRFIIKTLKKSEVKVLIRMLQSYYRHVGQYRSSLVTKFFGLHCVKMVGCQKTRFVVMGNMFYSRRVIHKRFDLKGSSYGRTTDKPGGEADETTTFKDLDLNFVFQLRQSWFKELIRQIDIDCQFLEAENIMDYSLLIGVHFCNYSTNGEMNLSPSGKADAQDYCLCDAESPDKGQMMEEWYVLLGSLTLKKLPVSSAANVPARAVHTTGNGSESTSTQGGCALLCLGIIDILQDYDISKRLEHAYKSLQVDPTSISAVDPKLYSKRFRDFISRIFKVDDG is encoded by the exons atgcgtGAAAGTGTTTCACGGCGCATTATGCCAACAAATGACGATAATATAGCTATAGCTTCTGAGCTGAAACAGTTGCCAAATGGAGATCTATACACAGGAACATTCTTAGGAAAAGTGCCGCACGGTAATGGTCAGTATTTATGGTCAGATGGATGTATGTATAAAGGAGAATGGCAAAAAGGGAAAGCAAGTGGAAAAGGGAAGTTTTCATGGCCATCAGGAGCAACATATGAAGGTGATTTTAAGGAAGGTAGAATGGATGGATATGGTACATTTATTGGAGCTGATGGAGATACTTATAGAGGTTGGTGGGCGAAAGATATGAAGCATGGGTTTGGTGAGAAGTTGTATGCTAATGGGGATTTGTATGTTGGTTCTTGGAAATGGAATTTACAAGAAGGGGAAGGGAGATATGTGTGGGGAGGGAATGGGAATGAGTATATTGGGGAGTGGAAAAAAGGGGTTATGTGTGGTAAAGGGGTGATGATTTGGGGTAATGGGAAAAGATATGAAGGGGATTGGGATAATGGGGTTATTAAAGGAAATGGGGTTTTTAGTTGGCCTGATGGTAGGACTTGTATTAGTAGTACTagtagtggtggtggtggtggttcgTGGGGAGAAAGTAATTTGTCTAAACAAAATTTTGGTAGTGGaaatggtggtggtggtggtaatGGAGGTGGGGGGATTTTGAGGAGATCGTCAGTGACGATGAATATGCGCGAAAGGAATGTGAATTTACCGAGGATTTGTATATGGGAATCTGATGGTGAAGCAGGGGACATTACTTGTGATATTGTTGATAATAGGGAGGCATTTGTTCCTAggaatgaggatgatgatgatgacgaCGACGATGAAGAGAGTGAGAGTTCTGAAGGAGGAGATGAAAATGGGGATTTTCAGAAGAGTTCTGAAGTTGTGGAAACGAAGAAGCCTGGGCAAGTGATAACGAAAGGACATAAGAATTATGATTTGGTGCTTAGTCTTCAGCTAGGTATTAG GTATTCTACTCAGAAGCACGCCTCAGTTACCCGAGAATTAAGGAATTTGGATTTCGATCCTAATGAGAAGTTCTGGACAAGGTTTCCACCCGAAGGTTCAAAATTTACACCGCCCCATCAGGTTCTAGACTTCAAATGGAAGGACTACTGTCCCATGGTTTTCAA GAAGCTTAGGGAATTGTTTGGAATAGATCCAGCTGAGTACATGCTAGCTATCTGTGGAAATGATGCACTTAGGGAACTGTCTTCCCCTGGGAAAAGTGGCAGCAACTTCTATCTAACTCAAGATGACCGATTTATCATCAAAACTTTGAAAAAGTCCGAAGTTAAG GTGCTGATTAGGATGCTTCAAAGTTATTACCGACATGTTGGTCAGTACAGAAGCTCCTTGGTCACAAAGTTTTTTGGTCTACATTGTGTTAAAATGGTTGGATGCCAAAAG ACACGTTTTGTTGTTATGGGGAACATGTTCTACTCGAGACGTGTTATCCATAAGCGTTTTGATTTAAAAGGATCCTCTTATGGCCGTACAACTGATAAGCCAGGAGGAGAGGCCGATGAGACTACCACGTTTAAAGACCTTGATCTCAACTTTGTCTTTCAATTGCGACAATCTTGGTTTAAAGAGCTTATAAG ACAAATCGATATAGATTGTCAGTTTCTGGAAGCTGAGAATATCATGGATTACAGTCTTTTGATTGGTGTTCATTTCTGCAATTATAGCACCAATGGCGAGATGAATTTGTCACCTTCTG GCAAAGCTGATGCTCAAGATTATTGTTTATGTGATGCAGAGAGTCCTGATAAGGGACAGATGATGGAGGAATGGTATGTCCTGCTCGGTTCCCTAACTTTGAA GAAGCTTCCTGTATCTTCAGCTGCAAACGTGCCTGCAAGGGCGGTTCATACAACAGGGAATGGAAGCGAGTCAACTTCTACACAGGGTGGCTGTGCTCTCCTTTGCTTGGGCATTATTGACATTCTTCAAGATTATGATATCAGCAAAAGGCTAGAGCATGCATACAAGTCATTACAAGTGGATCCCACTTCCATATCTGCTGTTGATCCAAAGCTCTACTCTAAAAGATTTCGGGATTTTATAAGTAGAATCTTTAAAGTAGACGACGGGTAA
- the LOC104246650 gene encoding phosphatidylinositol 4-phosphate 5-kinase 1-like isoform X2 has translation MRESVSRRIMPTNDDNIAIASELKQLPNGDLYTGTFLGKVPHGNGQYLWSDGCMYKGEWQKGKASGKGKFSWPSGATYEGDFKEGRMDGYGTFIGADGDTYRGWWAKDMKHGFGEKLYANGDLYVGSWKWNLQEGEGRYVWGGNGNEYIGEWKKGVMCGKGVMIWGNGKRYEGDWDNGVIKGNGVFSWPDGRTCISSTSSGGGGGSWGESNLSKQNFGSGNGGGGGNGGGGILRRSSVTMNMRERNVNLPRICIWESDGEAGDITCDIVDNREAFVPRNEDDDDDDDDEESESSEGGDENGDFQKSSEVVETKKPGQVITKGHKNYDLVLSLQLGIRYSTQKHASVTRELRNLDFDPNEKFWTRFPPEGSKFTPPHQVLDFKWKDYCPMVFKKLRELFGIDPAEYMLAICGNDALRELSSPGKSGSNFYLTQDDRFIIKTLKKSEVKVLIRMLQSYYRHVGQYRSSLVTKFFGLHCVKMVGCQKTRFVVMGNMFYSRRVIHKRFDLKGSSYGRTTDKPGGEADETTTFKDLDLNFVFQLRQSWFKELIRQIDIDCQFLEAENIMDYSLLIGVHFCNYSTNGEMNLSPSGKADAQDYCLCDAESPDKGQMMEEWKLPVSSAANVPARAVHTTGNGSESTSTQGGCALLCLGIIDILQDYDISKRLEHAYKSLQVDPTSISAVDPKLYSKRFRDFISRIFKVDDG, from the exons atgcgtGAAAGTGTTTCACGGCGCATTATGCCAACAAATGACGATAATATAGCTATAGCTTCTGAGCTGAAACAGTTGCCAAATGGAGATCTATACACAGGAACATTCTTAGGAAAAGTGCCGCACGGTAATGGTCAGTATTTATGGTCAGATGGATGTATGTATAAAGGAGAATGGCAAAAAGGGAAAGCAAGTGGAAAAGGGAAGTTTTCATGGCCATCAGGAGCAACATATGAAGGTGATTTTAAGGAAGGTAGAATGGATGGATATGGTACATTTATTGGAGCTGATGGAGATACTTATAGAGGTTGGTGGGCGAAAGATATGAAGCATGGGTTTGGTGAGAAGTTGTATGCTAATGGGGATTTGTATGTTGGTTCTTGGAAATGGAATTTACAAGAAGGGGAAGGGAGATATGTGTGGGGAGGGAATGGGAATGAGTATATTGGGGAGTGGAAAAAAGGGGTTATGTGTGGTAAAGGGGTGATGATTTGGGGTAATGGGAAAAGATATGAAGGGGATTGGGATAATGGGGTTATTAAAGGAAATGGGGTTTTTAGTTGGCCTGATGGTAGGACTTGTATTAGTAGTACTagtagtggtggtggtggtggttcgTGGGGAGAAAGTAATTTGTCTAAACAAAATTTTGGTAGTGGaaatggtggtggtggtggtaatGGAGGTGGGGGGATTTTGAGGAGATCGTCAGTGACGATGAATATGCGCGAAAGGAATGTGAATTTACCGAGGATTTGTATATGGGAATCTGATGGTGAAGCAGGGGACATTACTTGTGATATTGTTGATAATAGGGAGGCATTTGTTCCTAggaatgaggatgatgatgatgacgaCGACGATGAAGAGAGTGAGAGTTCTGAAGGAGGAGATGAAAATGGGGATTTTCAGAAGAGTTCTGAAGTTGTGGAAACGAAGAAGCCTGGGCAAGTGATAACGAAAGGACATAAGAATTATGATTTGGTGCTTAGTCTTCAGCTAGGTATTAG GTATTCTACTCAGAAGCACGCCTCAGTTACCCGAGAATTAAGGAATTTGGATTTCGATCCTAATGAGAAGTTCTGGACAAGGTTTCCACCCGAAGGTTCAAAATTTACACCGCCCCATCAGGTTCTAGACTTCAAATGGAAGGACTACTGTCCCATGGTTTTCAA GAAGCTTAGGGAATTGTTTGGAATAGATCCAGCTGAGTACATGCTAGCTATCTGTGGAAATGATGCACTTAGGGAACTGTCTTCCCCTGGGAAAAGTGGCAGCAACTTCTATCTAACTCAAGATGACCGATTTATCATCAAAACTTTGAAAAAGTCCGAAGTTAAG GTGCTGATTAGGATGCTTCAAAGTTATTACCGACATGTTGGTCAGTACAGAAGCTCCTTGGTCACAAAGTTTTTTGGTCTACATTGTGTTAAAATGGTTGGATGCCAAAAG ACACGTTTTGTTGTTATGGGGAACATGTTCTACTCGAGACGTGTTATCCATAAGCGTTTTGATTTAAAAGGATCCTCTTATGGCCGTACAACTGATAAGCCAGGAGGAGAGGCCGATGAGACTACCACGTTTAAAGACCTTGATCTCAACTTTGTCTTTCAATTGCGACAATCTTGGTTTAAAGAGCTTATAAG ACAAATCGATATAGATTGTCAGTTTCTGGAAGCTGAGAATATCATGGATTACAGTCTTTTGATTGGTGTTCATTTCTGCAATTATAGCACCAATGGCGAGATGAATTTGTCACCTTCTG GCAAAGCTGATGCTCAAGATTATTGTTTATGTGATGCAGAGAGTCCTGATAAGGGACAGATGATGGAGGAATG GAAGCTTCCTGTATCTTCAGCTGCAAACGTGCCTGCAAGGGCGGTTCATACAACAGGGAATGGAAGCGAGTCAACTTCTACACAGGGTGGCTGTGCTCTCCTTTGCTTGGGCATTATTGACATTCTTCAAGATTATGATATCAGCAAAAGGCTAGAGCATGCATACAAGTCATTACAAGTGGATCCCACTTCCATATCTGCTGTTGATCCAAAGCTCTACTCTAAAAGATTTCGGGATTTTATAAGTAGAATCTTTAAAGTAGACGACGGGTAA